GGCCGATGTCGGCGACGTGACGGTCGTCGCGCCGGACACGCCGCAGTCGGCGGCGGGGCATGCCATCACGCTGACGCACCCGCTGACGGCCCAGCACGTCAAGGTCGGCGAGGGGGCGTGGGGGTTCGGGGGCATCAGCGTTGACGGGCGACCGGCTGACTGCGTGCGGCTGGCCGTGCGCAACCTCATGGAGACTCCGCCGGACCTGGTGCTCTCGGGCATCAACGCCGGGGCCAACGTCGGCGTCAACGTGTTCTACAGCGGCACGGTCGCCGCGGCCGTCGAGGCGGTCATGTGCGGCATCCCGGCGGTGGCGTTTTCGGCCAAGATGACCGGCGGGACGGCCGACTTCGCCCGCTGCAGCCGCCTGTGCCGCTGGGTGCTCGACCGCCTGCTGGCCGGGCCGATGTCACGCGACGTGGTCATCAACGTAAATATCCCGCTGCTCAAGGAAGGCTGGCCCATCGGCGTGCGGGTCTGCGTCCAATCCACCGCCGGCCTCGACGATCGCTACGAGCTCGACGTGAACATCCCCGGCCGCGCGTACCGCCTCAGCGACACGTACGGGTTCTTCCCCACCGAGCACGAGACCGACGTGACAGCCCTGGACGAAGGCTTCATCACCATCACCCCGCTGCACGTGGACCTGACCAGCCGCACGAACATGGCCAAACTCGAAGAAATCCCCTGGGGCGCCCCGCCGGCGTAATATGGAGTGCGGCGGCCAGAGCCGCCGCTTTGGCAGTTCTTCGAGCAAAGCAACACGTTAGTCACCGCTTGAGCATCGCCTCGATCTGCCTGATGGCCTCTTCCGCCTCGGCGGCCGCGCGACGGGCATCAGCCAGCTCATGGGGATCAAGGCTTTTCTGCATATCTTCTTCCCGGAGCGTCGAAAGGTCGCTTTTCATAACTGGAACAAGCTTTTCGACGACTTCAACTCGAACAGCCTGCTGAGCCAGCATCTGCCGCAGCAGAGTCGCTCGCTGCTGTAATCTCTTAATCGTGTCCTTAATCACACCAGAGAAGTCGACCAGGTAGCAGGTCCCTCGGACTCGTTCAAGACTGACCAGGTCGCGACCAATGTTCTGGGCGGCAGAGGTCAAAGCCTTTGCCTCGGCCGCTGTCAGCAGCTTTCGTGCCGCCAATGTCTCCGCGGCTTGAGGTATTCGCTGGAAATACGTGGCAATGAAATCCATCTGCGCATCAGACACCGCTTGGCTAGGCCAAGCCTCCAAGGCCCAGGCCATAACGATCATTTTCCATTGGCTCTCTTTTGCCAGATCGCCGGAGACGCTGGCCTTCTCTACCAGGCGATCCAGGATGTCCCAAGTCTGCTTTGCGAGCTCGCCGGAATTATTCTTCGACAGGGCCAGGTCAGTACCGGCGCTGAAGGCAAGAGCGAGGAGTACCTCTTTTCGGATCGAGGGCGCCTCGGCAAGTTTTTGCAGGTAGGGCAGACGACGTTCTATCCGCTTCAGGACATCGTGCTCAGGTTCATTCAAAAGAAGTTCTCGGAACCGTTCCAAAAAACGCTGGCGGTCCTGCGGTGAAGCTTTCTTCCACTCCGGCGCAAGCGAATCCGGGATTTGCGTCGCGTACAACATCTCAGCCATCATCTTGAATTCATTGCGAACTGCAAAAGCTTCCGGCAGGCCCAGGTATCCCCCCAGGTACAGCCCATCAATCTGCTTTATGCACAGGCAGAGCGACTCGCTCTTGGTCTTGCGATCGCCGATCTTGTCCGGGGTTTGATATTTTGACGTTGCCTCGGCCAGACAAGTTTGCCAAAGACTCTGCAGCCCTGCCCAATACTTCCCCGCCTCCCCTAGAGGGATCTCAGACGCCTGAGCATTGTAGATCGCCTCGAGTACCTGCTCAGATCGCGCATCAAGCTTCTTCACGGTCGCTTGCTGCTCGGCACTCAGGGTCCGATCCTTGACGGCTGTGTGGAAGGCTTCCGATTCGGTGCTGTGCCATTTGATCAAGTGGCTGGCGAGCCGGTCGGAGATTATCTGATTGTCCGGATAATCCTCGATCTTATCAAGGTTGCGGGAAAAACGCTCCGCCGCCTGGTCGAACTCCGCCGGCGCTGGGGCCGAGGCGGGGGCTTTGTGCCCGCTGAAGCTCTTGAGCCAATCGCTCGAGGGGTCGCTATTGCATCCGCTCGCGATGCCCAGCAGCCCCAGCGCCGCGGCCACGAGGCGGCGTTTCCATGCCGGGCCGGTCTCCGCCGCGCACGAGGGGGAACGGCCGACCAGAAAGAGGATGGCGATCAGGATCAGCCCCAGGATGCCCAGCGCAACCCACCCCGCCGATATCAGTCTTTGTGGCATAGGTCATCTCCCCGAAGATGGGAGTATTGTACCGCCCGTCGGCGGGTTCGCCCATTGCGCACAAATGGAAAAACAGAGAATGGGGAGCACGGGCGAGACGCCCGTGCCACTCACGGGCAGGATGCCCGTGCTACTCATGGGCGGGACGCCCATGCTACTGCTTCAGCAGGTCCGAGAACCAACCGCCGCCTTGGGGTTCTCGGCCGTCTTTGCCGCCCTTGCCGGATCGTTTATCGGTTTCGCGCGGTTTGGAGTTTCCCGCCTCGCGCGGCGGCGGGGCGGTTTTCTGGCCGGGGTTGGTCTTGAGCGACAGCGAGATGCGGTTGCGCTGCGTGTCGACGGCCATCACCGTCACCATCACGCGCTGCTGGACTTTCACGACCTCCGAGGGGTCTTTCACGAACCGGTCGGATAGCTCGCTGATGTGTACCAGGCCGTCCTGGTGTACGCCGATGTCGACGAACGCGCCGAACGCCGCGACATTGGTGACGATGCCCGGCAGCTTCATGCCCGGCTGCAGGTCGCCCACGCTGCGCACGCCGTCGGCGAAGCTGAAGGCCTCGAACTTCTCGCGCGGGTCGCGTCCGGGCTTGGCCAGCTCGGCCATGATGTCCGTCAGCGTGGGCATGCCGACGGTGTCGCTGACGTAGCGTTTCAGGTCGATCTTCTCGCGCAGTTCCGGCTTGGCCATCAGATCGGCGACGGTGCATCCGGCGTCGCGGGCCATCGCCTCGACGAGAGGATATCGCTCCGGGTGTACGGCGCTGGCATCGAGCGGGTTGGCGCTGGAGCGGATGCGCAGAAAGCCCGCGGCCTGCTCGAACGTCTTGGGTCCCATGCCCGAGACCTTGAGCAGTTCGGCGCGGCTCATCAGCGCCCCGTTCTCGTTGCGGTACGCCACGACGTTGGCGGCCAGGCGCGCGCTGAGCCCGGCCACGTAGCTGAGCAGTTCCTTGCTGGCGGTGTTGACCTCGACGCCCACGGCGTTGACGCAGCTCGAGACCACGTCGTCGAGCGAGTGCTTCAGGGCGCCTTGGTCGACGTCGTGCTGGTACTGTCCCACGCCGATGCTCTTGGGGTCGATCTTCACCAGCTCGGCCAGCGGGTCCATCAGCCGCCGCCCGATCGAAACCGCCCCGCGCACCGTCAGGTCATAGTCGGCGAACTCCTCGCGGGCGACCTCGCTGGCCGAGTAGACCGACGCGCCGCTCTCGCTGACCGACACCACCGCCACGCCCGCGCCCAGGCCCAGGTCGCGGCAGAACGCCTCGGCCTCGCGCCCGCCGGTCCCGTTGCCCACGGCGATGGCCTCGATGGCGTAGCGCTGGCAGAGGAACTTGATCATCGCCGCGGCGTCGTCTTTGCGGTTGGCAGGCTCGAGCGGGAAGATCACGTCGTGGTGGAGCATCTTGCCCTGCGCGTCGAGCACGACGATCTTGCAGCCGGTGCGCAGGCCCGGGTCCACCGCCAGCACGCGCTTCTGTCCCAGCGGAGCCGCCAGCATCAACTGCCGCACGTTGTCGGCGAAGACGCGGATGGCCTCTTCGTCGGCCCGCTTTTTGCTCTCGAGGCGCACGTCGGTCTCGATCGAGGGCGACATGAGCCGCTTGTAGCTGTCATGCACCGCTGCCTTCACCTGCGCCGCAGCGGGGCCGCTGCCCTTGACGAACCGCCGCTCGAGCAGCGCGACCGCTTCCTCGGCGTCGGGCTGAATTTCCAGGATCAGGAAGCCTTCCTTCTCGCCGCGGCGCACGGCCAGCACGCGGTGCGAGGGGGCCTTGGCGATCGGTTCGGACCAGTCGAAGTAGTCCTTGTACTTGATCGCGTCGGCTTCTTTGGAGGTGATGACGCGCGACTTGAGGATGCCTTTGCTGGCGAAGAGGTGACGGATCTCCGCACGGGCGCCGGCGTCTTCATTGATCCATTCGGCGATGATGTCGCGCGCCCCGGCCAGGGCGGCCTCGATGTCCTCGACGCCCTTTTCGGCGCTGACGAACGCTGCGGCCGCCGCGGCCGGGTCTGCCGCCGTCTGCTCGAAGATGCTCTGCGCCAGCGGCTCGAGGCCTTTCTCTTTGGCGATGGTTCCGCGCGTGCGGCGCTTGGGGCGATACGGCAGGTAGATGTCTTCCAGCGCCGACAGCGTCGCCGCGCCGGCCACCTGGGCCTTGAGAGCGTCGGTGAGCTTGCCCTGCTCGGTGAGGGATTTGAGGATCGCCGCGCGGCGGGCCGTCAACTCGCGCAGCTGCTCCAGGCGATCGCGCACGGCGATGACGGCCACTTCGTCCATCCCGCCGGTGGCCTCCTTGCGATAGCGGGCGATGAACGGCACCGTGCCGCCTTGTTCGAGCAGCTCGGCCGTCGCGATCACCTGCCGCGCCGAGAGCTTGAGTTCGTTGACAATCTGCGGCACAAACGCCGCCAGGTCAGCTACGGGAACGTCCATGGTCGTCACGGGAACTCCTTTTCTTGCTCCGAAGACATGCAGTGATTGTATCGCATGGTGGCACAGGCTTTCCAGCCTGTGACATGGCGGGTAGGATGAACCCATGAAATACAAACGTTTTGAAGACCTGCCCGTCTGGCAGGCGGGGATGACGCTGACAGAGAAGGTTTTTACCATCACCGCCGATAAGGCTTTCGCCTTTCAAGGCGACCTGGCCAACCAGCTTCAGCGGGCGGCCCTGTCAGTCTGCAACAACATCGCCGAAGGTTTTGAGCGGGG
Above is a genomic segment from Planctomycetaceae bacterium containing:
- a CDS encoding Tex family protein, with product MDVPVADLAAFVPQIVNELKLSARQVIATAELLEQGGTVPFIARYRKEATGGMDEVAVIAVRDRLEQLRELTARRAAILKSLTEQGKLTDALKAQVAGAATLSALEDIYLPYRPKRRTRGTIAKEKGLEPLAQSIFEQTAADPAAAAAAFVSAEKGVEDIEAALAGARDIIAEWINEDAGARAEIRHLFASKGILKSRVITSKEADAIKYKDYFDWSEPIAKAPSHRVLAVRRGEKEGFLILEIQPDAEEAVALLERRFVKGSGPAAAQVKAAVHDSYKRLMSPSIETDVRLESKKRADEEAIRVFADNVRQLMLAAPLGQKRVLAVDPGLRTGCKIVVLDAQGKMLHHDVIFPLEPANRKDDAAAMIKFLCQRYAIEAIAVGNGTGGREAEAFCRDLGLGAGVAVVSVSESGASVYSASEVAREEFADYDLTVRGAVSIGRRLMDPLAELVKIDPKSIGVGQYQHDVDQGALKHSLDDVVSSCVNAVGVEVNTASKELLSYVAGLSARLAANVVAYRNENGALMSRAELLKVSGMGPKTFEQAAGFLRIRSSANPLDASAVHPERYPLVEAMARDAGCTVADLMAKPELREKIDLKRYVSDTVGMPTLTDIMAELAKPGRDPREKFEAFSFADGVRSVGDLQPGMKLPGIVTNVAAFGAFVDIGVHQDGLVHISELSDRFVKDPSEVVKVQQRVMVTVMAVDTQRNRISLSLKTNPGQKTAPPPREAGNSKPRETDKRSGKGGKDGREPQGGGWFSDLLKQ
- the surE gene encoding 5'/3'-nucleotidase SurE, which codes for MKILVCNDDGILAPGLAALRSCVADVGDVTVVAPDTPQSAAGHAITLTHPLTAQHVKVGEGAWGFGGISVDGRPADCVRLAVRNLMETPPDLVLSGINAGANVGVNVFYSGTVAAAVEAVMCGIPAVAFSAKMTGGTADFARCSRLCRWVLDRLLAGPMSRDVVINVNIPLLKEGWPIGVRVCVQSTAGLDDRYELDVNIPGRAYRLSDTYGFFPTEHETDVTALDEGFITITPLHVDLTSRTNMAKLEEIPWGAPPA